The following are encoded together in the Pirellulales bacterium genome:
- a CDS encoding glutamate-5-semialdehyde dehydrogenase → MTTATTEKQLDLPAYAREVASAARAASVELAQVSSAVKNAWLQSAATELRAQTEAILAANQRDLAAAPDYGLTPAAVDRLKLTPARIAAISQALVEIASLPDPVGELIEGHIRPNGLEIQKVRVPLGVVFFIYESRPNVTADAAAICLKSGNAVILRGGKEAAHSSQAIVKILRECLIRHGLPAAAVQIVETTDRAVVGHFLELAQYIDVAIPRGGEALIRRVTAEAKMPVIKHFDGNCHVYVDEHADLDLAEKIIINSKCQRMGVCNTAESLVIHAAVAKDFLPRIAAALAARGVELRGDERTRRMVPAATPATEEDYGKEYLGPILSCVVVDTLPAAIEHIGRYGSKHTDAIITRDLAAARAFAARVDSSAVMINASTRFNDGGEFGLGAEIGISTDKFHARGPCGLKELTTYKYIVYGTGQIRE, encoded by the coding sequence ATGACCACCGCCACCACCGAAAAACAGCTCGATTTGCCCGCTTATGCCCGGGAAGTGGCCTCCGCCGCCCGCGCGGCGTCCGTGGAGTTGGCCCAGGTCTCCTCCGCCGTAAAAAATGCGTGGCTGCAAAGCGCGGCGACTGAATTGCGAGCGCAGACCGAAGCCATCCTGGCCGCCAATCAACGCGATCTGGCGGCCGCTCCGGATTACGGCTTGACCCCCGCCGCGGTGGATCGATTAAAACTAACGCCGGCGCGGATCGCGGCCATTAGCCAGGCCCTAGTAGAGATCGCCAGCTTGCCTGATCCGGTGGGCGAACTCATCGAAGGCCACATCCGCCCAAATGGTTTGGAAATACAAAAAGTACGCGTCCCCCTGGGTGTGGTTTTTTTTATCTATGAGTCGCGGCCTAATGTGACGGCGGACGCGGCGGCGATCTGCCTGAAGAGCGGCAACGCGGTGATCTTGCGGGGGGGGAAGGAAGCCGCGCACTCCAGCCAGGCGATCGTGAAAATCCTGCGGGAGTGCCTGATCCGACACGGTTTGCCAGCGGCGGCGGTGCAGATTGTGGAGACGACGGATCGGGCCGTGGTGGGGCATTTTTTGGAATTGGCCCAATACATTGATGTGGCAATCCCCCGGGGAGGAGAAGCCCTGATTCGCCGCGTCACGGCCGAGGCCAAAATGCCGGTCATCAAACACTTTGACGGCAACTGCCATGTGTATGTGGATGAACACGCCGACTTGGATCTGGCCGAGAAAATCATCATCAACTCGAAATGCCAGCGCATGGGTGTGTGCAATACGGCGGAATCGCTAGTGATTCACGCGGCGGTGGCAAAAGACTTTTTGCCCCGCATCGCCGCGGCGCTGGCCGCGCGGGGCGTGGAATTGCGGGGGGATGAACGCACCCGGCGGATGGTGCCCGCGGCGACACCCGCCACCGAGGAAGATTACGGCAAGGAGTATTTGGGACCGATACTTTCGTGCGTGGTGGTGGACACCCTTCCCGCGGCGATCGAGCATATCGGACGGTATGGGTCCAAGCATACCGACGCCATTATCACGCGCGACTTGGCCGCGGCCCGCGCTTTTGCCGCGCGGGTGGATAGCTCGGCGGTGATGATCAATGCCAGCACCCGTTTTAACGACGGGGGGGAATTTGGCTTGGGGGCCGAGATTGGCATTAGCACGGACAAGTTTCATGCGCGTGGTCCTTGCGGACTCAAGGAATTAACCACGTACAAGTATATTGTGTATGGAACGGGCCAAATTCGCGAATAG
- the fliM gene encoding flagellar motor switch protein FliM, with amino-acid sequence MADLLSQNEVESLLSAMETQAPAKTSTLLPESPAHPVPRVREKVTPYDFKRPERVGKEQMRSLQSLHEGFGRNFGASLSGMLRSIVEMKLTSVDQLTYSEFVFSLENPTCFNVLRADPLEGNLILDINPAILYPIIDRMLGGGKDSGPISRRPLTEIELRLVGRITTLFLEELKHAWENVLELNLSLDRVESNPQLVQIVPPNEVVILICFELTLQDVRGMLSLCIPFNSIERIGNKLTANNWTYGRKSSTPETVEALSRHLRGALVEMEVQLAETKITTGELIGLRVGDIITTNKDQREALAVLVSGVPKFSAKAGVFKGNKAIQIEQVLVREPAPPSTPAPAASPTAAPPPTAKKK; translated from the coding sequence ATGGCCGATCTGTTAAGTCAAAACGAAGTCGAAAGCCTGCTTTCCGCCATGGAGACGCAGGCCCCGGCAAAAACATCGACCCTCTTGCCGGAAAGTCCCGCCCACCCCGTCCCCCGCGTGCGCGAGAAAGTCACTCCGTATGACTTTAAGCGTCCAGAGCGCGTGGGCAAGGAGCAAATGCGCTCCCTGCAGTCCTTGCACGAGGGGTTTGGGCGAAATTTTGGCGCGTCATTGTCGGGCATGCTGCGCAGCATCGTCGAAATGAAACTCACCAGCGTGGACCAACTGACCTACAGCGAATTTGTGTTCAGCCTGGAAAATCCCACCTGTTTTAACGTGCTGCGGGCCGATCCACTCGAGGGAAATCTGATCCTAGATATCAATCCGGCAATTTTGTATCCAATCATCGACCGCATGCTGGGGGGGGGAAAGGACTCTGGCCCAATTTCACGCCGGCCGCTGACCGAGATTGAATTACGGTTGGTGGGGCGGATCACCACGCTGTTTTTGGAAGAGCTGAAGCACGCTTGGGAAAACGTCCTGGAGCTAAATTTGTCCCTGGATCGCGTGGAAAGCAATCCGCAACTGGTTCAAATCGTCCCTCCCAATGAAGTTGTCATCTTGATCTGTTTTGAGCTGACGCTGCAGGATGTGCGGGGAATGCTTAGCCTGTGCATTCCCTTTAATAGCATCGAACGAATCGGTAACAAGCTTACCGCCAATAATTGGACCTATGGGCGTAAATCGAGCACGCCCGAAACCGTGGAGGCCCTCAGTCGGCATCTGCGGGGGGCGCTGGTGGAAATGGAAGTCCAACTGGCCGAAACAAAAATCACGACAGGAGAACTGATCGGTCTGCGGGTGGGAGATATCATCACCACTAATAAAGACCAGCGCGAAGCACTGGCGGTGCTGGTCTCGGGTGTTCCCAAATTTTCGGCCAAGGCGGGGGTCTTTAAAGGGAATAAAGCCATTCAAATCGAGCAGGTACTAGTGCGTGAGCCAGCCCCCCCATCCACCCCGGCCCCCGCCGCCTCCCCGACTGCCGCTCCCCCACCCACGGCCAAGAAAAAGTAA
- a CDS encoding carbon starvation CstA family protein, giving the protein MTLAGIALGAAGILLTAYWTYGTLLARLLRLDPRTKTPAVELRDDLDYVPTDSKFLLSQHFSAIAAAGPIVGPILAGITFGWLPALIWILVGSILIGGVHDLTALVASIRHKAQSIAEVVRQHMSQRSYLLFLSFIWIALVYIIVAFTDITAQSFVGTFNLESGEKAVVSADQPPTRHEIQGAAIATSSLIYLALPIIMGILLRYTKLSLTMATLIFVPLIGLAIYAGPFLPLDLESLLGISQVQAHKLWDVILLGYCLVAAVLPVWLLLQPRGHLGGYFLYVALAAGAVGMLLTPQTIQYPQFRGWRVDVLGKGPVDLFPMLFITIACGACSGFHSLIASGTTSKQLRVETDAKPIGYGAMLLEAMIAIISLSCVMILAPDSPLTGKSPNAVYANGIGSFVQSFGIPATLAASFALLAFSTFVFDTLDVCVRLGRFIIQELIGRPDWIGRLIGTVLTAGVPLYFVLLDPLVVNGKPQPMWRTFWDLFGASNQLLAALTLLGVTVWLWRTRRAMWVWLVTGIPTVWMYVMSSWALMTMTRAKFWDSTAQSWRWSSDPVAWAGVVLLVLAALMLVEAVLAIFAGGPPRRRATLPQTGNLIPAAG; this is encoded by the coding sequence ATGACGTTGGCGGGAATTGCCCTCGGAGCGGCGGGAATTTTATTAACGGCCTATTGGACCTACGGGACGCTTTTGGCGCGACTGCTGCGGCTAGACCCGCGCACAAAGACGCCCGCCGTGGAACTGCGCGATGATCTGGATTATGTGCCGACCGACTCCAAATTTTTGCTCAGCCAGCATTTTTCGGCAATTGCCGCGGCGGGACCGATCGTCGGACCCATTCTGGCCGGGATCACTTTTGGGTGGCTACCGGCGCTCATTTGGATCTTGGTGGGCTCCATTCTCATTGGCGGTGTGCATGACTTGACGGCTCTGGTAGCCAGTATTCGGCACAAGGCCCAGTCCATTGCCGAGGTTGTCCGCCAACACATGAGCCAGCGGTCGTACCTGCTGTTTCTCAGTTTTATCTGGATCGCGCTGGTGTACATTATCGTGGCGTTCACGGACATCACGGCGCAGTCCTTTGTGGGAACATTTAATCTAGAATCCGGCGAAAAGGCAGTCGTTTCCGCCGATCAGCCCCCCACCAGACACGAAATTCAAGGAGCGGCCATTGCCACCTCTTCGCTCATCTATCTGGCGCTGCCGATTATCATGGGCATATTGCTGCGTTATACAAAGCTATCGCTGACGATGGCCACGCTAATTTTTGTGCCGCTGATCGGGCTGGCCATTTATGCCGGGCCTTTTTTGCCGCTGGACTTAGAATCCCTGTTGGGAATCAGCCAGGTTCAAGCCCACAAATTGTGGGATGTGATTCTTTTGGGCTATTGCCTGGTGGCGGCGGTGTTGCCGGTGTGGCTGCTTTTGCAACCACGGGGACATTTAGGGGGGTATTTTTTGTATGTGGCGCTGGCTGCGGGAGCGGTGGGGATGCTGCTAACTCCGCAAACGATTCAATACCCCCAATTTCGTGGCTGGCGGGTGGATGTACTGGGCAAAGGGCCGGTTGATCTGTTCCCCATGTTGTTTATTACGATTGCCTGCGGCGCGTGTTCAGGATTTCATTCGCTGATCGCCAGCGGGACTACTTCTAAACAACTCCGGGTGGAAACCGACGCCAAGCCCATCGGGTATGGGGCGATGCTGCTGGAGGCGATGATTGCCATCATTTCGCTCTCCTGCGTGATGATCCTGGCTCCGGATTCCCCCCTGACGGGTAAATCGCCTAACGCGGTCTATGCCAACGGAATCGGCTCGTTTGTGCAGTCCTTTGGCATTCCGGCGACGCTGGCGGCGTCATTCGCGCTCTTGGCGTTTAGCACATTTGTGTTTGACACGCTGGATGTCTGCGTCCGGTTGGGCCGGTTTATTATTCAAGAGTTGATCGGCCGGCCCGATTGGATCGGACGCTTGATTGGCACTGTTTTGACCGCGGGTGTGCCACTTTATTTTGTGCTGCTGGATCCGCTGGTGGTCAACGGCAAACCCCAGCCCATGTGGCGGACATTTTGGGATTTATTTGGCGCTAGCAATCAATTGTTGGCCGCTCTAACGCTCTTGGGCGTGACCGTCTGGTTGTGGCGAACGCGCAGGGCGATGTGGGTATGGCTGGTCACGGGAATTCCAACCGTCTGGATGTACGTAATGAGCAGTTGGGCGCTAATGACCATGACCAGGGCCAAGTTTTGGGACTCGACGGCGCAAAGCTGGCGATGGAGCAGCGATCCGGTCGCCTGGGCCGGCGTGGTGCTTTTGGTTTTGGCCGCGCTCATGCTGGTAGAGGCGGTACTGGCGATCTTTGCCGGCGGGCCACCCCGCCGCAGGGCCACCTTGCCCCAAACAGGCAACTTGATTCCCGCGGCGGGTTAA
- a CDS encoding thioredoxin-disulfide reductase, whose amino-acid sequence MPEQLVIIGSGPAGWTAAIYAARANLQPLLYEGAITLENQVNSTLPLGQLALTTEVENYPGFPAGDLESYLDHAILPARRELMAPHMKEGVSGPELMELMRQQALNFGTRVVTDDIVSVDFSDRPFRLQSLAGESLTANCVIVATGARANYLGLPSEDRFKNRGVSACAVCDGALPRFRKKPLVVIGGGDSAVEEATYLGKFASKVYLVHRRDKLRASKIMAERAMNDKQIEIVWNHELAEVLGNDQQGVTGVRLKNTVDGSEQELAAGGMFLAIGHTPNTKFLNGQLATTEKGYVRWTVPFRTNTSVEGVFAAGDVADDYYRQAITAAGSGCMAALDAERWLAGH is encoded by the coding sequence ATGCCCGAACAGTTGGTCATCATCGGCAGCGGTCCGGCCGGCTGGACCGCCGCCATTTACGCCGCGCGGGCGAATCTGCAGCCGTTGCTCTACGAAGGGGCAATAACGCTTGAAAACCAAGTCAATAGCACACTCCCCCTGGGTCAACTCGCTCTGACCACGGAAGTCGAAAATTACCCCGGATTTCCCGCAGGCGACCTCGAGTCGTACCTGGACCATGCTATTTTGCCCGCCCGCCGCGAACTGATGGCCCCTCATATGAAAGAAGGGGTCAGCGGCCCGGAACTCATGGAATTGATGCGGCAACAGGCACTCAACTTTGGCACGCGAGTGGTCACCGACGACATCGTCAGTGTGGACTTTAGTGATCGGCCGTTTCGGCTGCAAAGTCTTGCGGGGGAATCGCTTACGGCAAATTGTGTCATCGTCGCCACGGGCGCGCGGGCCAATTACCTGGGCCTGCCCAGCGAAGACCGATTCAAGAATCGCGGGGTAAGCGCCTGCGCCGTATGCGACGGGGCGTTGCCGCGCTTTCGCAAGAAACCGCTGGTGGTGATCGGAGGGGGTGATTCGGCGGTGGAGGAAGCGACCTACCTGGGCAAGTTTGCCAGCAAAGTGTATCTGGTCCATCGCCGGGATAAGCTGCGGGCGAGTAAGATCATGGCCGAGCGGGCGATGAACGACAAACAGATTGAAATTGTCTGGAACCACGAATTGGCCGAGGTCCTGGGGAATGATCAACAAGGGGTCACCGGGGTTCGGCTAAAAAATACCGTGGATGGCAGCGAGCAAGAGCTTGCCGCGGGGGGGATGTTTTTAGCTATTGGACATACGCCGAATACCAAGTTTCTGAATGGCCAATTAGCCACCACGGAAAAAGGGTACGTGCGCTGGACGGTCCCTTTCCGGACAAATACCAGCGTGGAGGGGGTCTTTGCCGCGGGGGATGTGGCGGACGACTACTACCGCCAGGCGATCACCGCCGCGGGAAGCGGCTGCATGGCGGCCCTGGACGCCGAGCGCTGGCTAGCGGGGCACTAA
- the asnS gene encoding asparagine--tRNA ligase has protein sequence MTTLSIKAALQPAAIGQSVTLRGWVRTRRDSKGGFSFIELNDGTSQANLQVVAEAALPNYESEIKKLAAGCSVSITGELRASPAKGQATELLAKEVVVHGWADPETYPLQKKGHTYEFLRGIAHLRPRTNTFGAIARVRNRVSYTIHQFFQERDFLYVHTPIITASDCEGAGELFRVTTLDLEKLPKTNDKVDYASDFFHKAAYLTVSGQLNGETHACGLGKIYTFGPTFRAENSNTSRHLAEFWMVEPEMAFYDLADNMDLAEAFLKRIISDVLTHCGDELTFFVERVEKTVRDNLEKVVGSEFVRCSYTEAITHLDKASQKFEYPHEWGRDLQSEHERYLTEVVFKKPVILYDYPRTLKPFYMRVNDDGKTVRAMDILVPGVGEIIGGSQREERLDLLELRMREQNLDPAAYGWYSDLRRYGTVPHSGFGLGLERILLFLSGMGNIRDVIPFPRTPGNAEF, from the coding sequence ATGACTACTCTTTCCATCAAGGCGGCATTGCAACCCGCGGCCATCGGTCAATCCGTCACCCTCCGCGGTTGGGTTCGTACCCGTCGTGACTCCAAGGGAGGGTTCTCATTTATCGAGCTGAACGACGGCACCAGCCAGGCAAATCTGCAGGTCGTGGCCGAGGCCGCGCTGCCTAATTACGAAAGCGAAATCAAAAAGCTGGCAGCCGGTTGTAGCGTCAGCATCACCGGCGAACTGCGGGCTTCTCCCGCCAAAGGACAGGCGACGGAACTGCTGGCCAAAGAGGTCGTCGTGCATGGTTGGGCGGACCCGGAAACCTATCCCCTACAAAAAAAGGGGCATACCTACGAATTTTTGCGAGGGATCGCCCATTTGCGGCCCCGGACCAACACCTTTGGGGCGATCGCCCGCGTGCGCAACCGGGTCAGCTACACGATTCACCAGTTCTTTCAGGAACGGGACTTTTTGTATGTTCACACGCCGATTATCACGGCCAGCGACTGCGAAGGAGCGGGAGAACTCTTTCGCGTGACGACTCTCGACCTGGAAAAGCTGCCCAAAACAAACGACAAGGTCGATTATGCTAGCGATTTTTTTCACAAAGCGGCGTATTTGACCGTCAGTGGTCAACTCAATGGCGAGACCCACGCCTGCGGACTGGGTAAGATCTACACCTTTGGGCCGACGTTTCGGGCCGAAAACTCCAACACGTCGAGACACTTGGCTGAATTTTGGATGGTAGAGCCGGAGATGGCGTTTTATGACCTGGCCGACAACATGGACCTGGCCGAGGCGTTTCTCAAGCGGATCATCAGCGACGTGCTAACTCACTGCGGCGACGAGCTGACGTTTTTTGTCGAGCGGGTGGAAAAAACGGTGCGGGACAATCTGGAAAAAGTGGTTGGCAGCGAGTTTGTCCGTTGTTCCTACACCGAGGCGATCACGCATCTGGACAAGGCCAGCCAAAAGTTTGAATACCCGCACGAGTGGGGGCGCGACCTGCAATCGGAGCACGAACGCTATCTGACCGAAGTCGTCTTTAAGAAGCCGGTTATCTTGTATGACTATCCGCGGACGCTCAAGCCGTTTTACATGCGGGTCAATGACGATGGCAAAACCGTCCGGGCGATGGATATTTTAGTCCCTGGCGTGGGAGAGATCATCGGCGGCAGCCAGCGCGAAGAACGCCTGGACCTGCTAGAGTTGCGGATGCGGGAGCAGAATCTCGACCCCGCGGCTTATGGCTGGTACAGCGACCTGCGGCGTTACGGCACGGTCCCGCATAGCGGCTTTGGCCTGGGACTGGAACGAATCCTGTTGTTTTTGTCCGGCATGGGAAACATCCGCGATGTGATCCCGTTCCCCCGCACGCCGGGGAATGCGGAGTTTTGA